The DNA sequence GTGATCTCCGGCTGCTCTGGGGCAGTGGGTGGTCGCACCCCTCCGGTGACATGGCCTTTACTCACTGCCAGTGTGTAGACCTCCCTCTCCTTGGCGCTGCCTGTATAGATATGCTGGCATTTCACACCTTTGCACATTCAATTACCCTTCTTAATAAATTTCTCCAGATAATGTAAGTCATTAAATTTAagttaactttaaaataaagttaactATTTAGGGATAGCAACGCATAGTAAGATCCTGTGTATCACCAGATCAAGCAAGCAGAATTGTCAGAATATGAAtactgacatttaaaaatactctAGACTCAGAAGACTTAGATGTACCCATTAATTCATTACTGCTTTTCTTCAATATGTTTTTagcttgatacagtatattactttaATAGAAATTAGAACTTAACTTTAATCAAAACTGTTAAAGACTAGTAACGCCCACCACAGCGTCAGCATACCTTCTGGGTATTTGTAGCTGCTGGTGATGTCCGTTCGCGCGTCACTGCCCACGGCCTTGGTGCTGATATTCTTGCCCACGGATTGAGTGTCAGTTCTCATTTTCGTCTTGGTTCCATCAGATTCCACGTACCAGACCACGATGTCTGCGTTGACCTCGGCGAACACGAAGGGCACGTCGTATTTGTGCTCCGTGTGCCCCTCCAGGATGGCCTTCACTGGGGCCGGACCGCAGCAGAACGCTCCTGGGACAAGGAGGAGACACCTGGGTCTTCAGCTGGACAGAACATTTCGTCTACAAGTCGTGCAACTACTGGCCGTTAGCTGTACCTTCACTCCTCTCCTGAGGCGTCGGGTCCAAAACCTGCCAGCCACCGAAGTCTCCCTGGAGATCAGGGCGGCGCATCCACGACTCCACCCAGACGTGGAAGTTCCTGCAGAACCACAGCTGTTAAATTACAAACCCTCTCTCTCTGGACATCGCTCTCATGCCTTGAGAGTGGAACTGCGCTTCTCGCTGGAGAACAGCCCCATGACTTTCACTGATACACTGGAGAATAAACAGAGAGCAGAGGGAGCAAAAGGGCTTCAGACTGCATTCAGCACCTGCTGATCTGGTTGACCCTCTCCTTGCCACAGGCAGACAAAGGCAGAAGAAAGGAAGGGGCATCCTCTCTCTGGACGCAGTGCAGAAATGTCCTTTCAGAGACTGCGACACTCACCAGACAGACTCATTTTGCTTTTTGGCGTTGCCGCGGTACATATCGATGGTCAGGTTCCCATCCGAGTCGTGGGCAGAATCGAAGTTGCTGACCACTCGAGTTGGGATTCCCAAGCACCTCATCACTGTGATGGAGAGAGAAGAAGCCACACTGAAGAAGACAGGGGTGTGGCAAACAGATCTTGAAGCTTTGTTCAAGTTTAAGCAAGATGTTTGTAGTCCAGGATAACTCAGATTAGCAGGAGTCGCACAGTTTATAAATCAGTGTGACACACTATGGGCCGTAGTGTGTCTACGGTCCATAGTGATTTGCATGCCTTTATGCCTGCATGAGGTCTGCAGCGCTCAGACGAGCCCTCAGGGCAGCAGGTCACCTGTGCACATGACGGCAGCGAAGACCCAGCACTGGCCATACTTCACCGGCTGCCCTCCGGACTTGTGCCACTTCCTCAGGATCGACACGCTGTCACTCCAGCTCATGGGGGAAACCCCACCTTCAAAGTTATCGGTCCACCTGCCCATCAGCACCCCATTGTCATCGTTGCTGTTGACCTGGGACAAAGCAACGCGAGAGCTTAGGAAAAGCCAGCAAGAAGAATTAACACTGGAGACCTGCAATCAGTTTCTTGGACTCGCTGGCAATGCAACATGACTTATTCAGTAATGCCGAGCTGAAGCTGTGCTAAAAATGGGTTCAACCTGAAATAACGAGGGCAGCAAAACCAATAGCTGCATTAGCTATTGAGAGGGTGACCAAGGTACAGAAGGCCAAAGTCACTCATGATGTACTCCTGTCTCTCATCCTCCTTGGGCAGGTAGATTTCTACCAGATCTGCATACTCTAATTGCTTGGTTCTTGTGCTTCAGAAGGCCTGGGGTGAATACCTGTGCACATGGTGTTCATAAACATGTCAGTGTTATTGCCTTATACTTTAGGCAGACAGGAAAGGGTTAAAGCTCAAGAACCATGTGAGGCTGCACACACACCATGGCACTGACGATCCTGCCGACGTAGGTGGGGTTGCAGCGCGCAGAGCAGTCCTCCCCAGGGTCTCTCTTGAATTTGGGACTGGCATTCAGCATCCACAGACAGATCTCCATGACGTCCTCCTCAAACTAAAGAGACGCTCCTCGTTAACCCAGGGCAGAGCAGCAATGAGGCAACAAGAGATGCAGAACACAGACCGGTACGGGGGCTATAGACACGGCCAGATGCAAACACAGCCCCTACCCCCACACACTGTTCCCATGGGCACCAGTGAACAGAGCTCTGCCTCATCACAACACCTCCTGGCCCCACTCATCCCAGAACTGTGCTGGGGCTCAGCAGGTATCGGATATACCTCCGAGGTGCAATTCTAGAGGTGTGCCTGGGAATTACCGTGAAGAGCATTTGTTTACCTGCCCAAAGTTCCAGGGTAGGCCTTCAATGTTGTCATATGATCCCCGGTACAGAAGGCCAAAGTTGCTCATGACGTACTCCTGTCTCTCATCCTCCTTGGGCAGGTAGACCCAGTCCTCTGGAAAAGGGGAGACACAGCAGTGTGAGGGGGTGTGAGGAGGGAGACACAGCAGtgtgaggaggaagaggagacacagcagtgtgagggagtgtgaggAGGGAGACACAGCAGtgtgaggaggaagaggagacacagcagtgtgagggagtgtgaggaggaggagacacagcagtgtgaggaggaagaggagacacagcagtgtgagggagtgtgaggAGGGAGACACAgcagtgtgagggagtgtgaggAGGGAGACACAGCAGTgtgaggagaaagaggagacacagcagtgtgagggagtgtgaggaggaagaggagacacagcagtgtgaggagaaagaggagacacagcagtgtgaggaggaagaggagacacAGCAGTGTGAGGGTGGAGGAGACAGCAGTGTGAACAACTGCACTAGCTTCCACTCCAAGATTTACCACAGGCAACAGGTCAATTCACACATTAAATGGCAGCATTAACTTCAGCCTCTAGCTTTAAAatcagtaaaataataaaagagtcTAATCGCTGATACACTATCATAAGCCATAGACCATATGTAACCGTGCAAGTTATTTTCTATGCCTTTAGATGTTCAATGTATTTATTGAGTGCAAGAAGCACACACCAATTTTCAGTTGGTTTCTGCTCCTGTGCAAAACATCAGTTTTCTTTTGCCTACCAAAATGCAGCtctaaatgcaaaacaaaggATATTATCCATTCCTCAATTTCTACTTTGAAGGTTTGGAAAgatcatttttttcctgcttaACTCATTTTGTGGCATTGACACACCTGTGTCAAAGAGAAAGGAAAGTCTAACTAAGATTAGGGGGCGCTGTAGCACCACTCTCTCTCAGTCTTACCTGAGCACCAGGGGTTAAACAGCACAATGAGGTTCCCTATGGTGTAGTTCTGGACAGGGGTGGTGCCAGTCTGTAAGGACAGGGAGTATTTTCCAATACTGGCATCAGGAGGGCTGGTGATCTTCAGGGTCACAGTGTTCTGAGATG is a window from the Lepisosteus oculatus isolate fLepOcu1 chromosome 16, fLepOcu1.hap2, whole genome shotgun sequence genome containing:
- the LOC107079615 gene encoding protein-glutamine gamma-glutamyltransferase 5-like, yielding MALAVTEKDFHCNVNNSAHHTNRFSKDRLIVRRGQDFLLSVSFNREFRQGADTLQLTVETGPKASDSAGTRSVFGVPSVVKSKSWGATIQKTSQNTVTLKITSPPDASIGKYSLSLQTGTTPVQNYTIGNLIVLFNPWCSEDWVYLPKEDERQEYVMSNFGLLYRGSYDNIEGLPWNFGQFEEDVMEICLWMLNASPKFKRDPGEDCSARCNPTYVGRIVSAMVNSNDDNGVLMGRWTDNFEGGVSPMSWSDSVSILRKWHKSGGQPVKYGQCWVFAAVMCTVMRCLGIPTRVVSNFDSAHDSDGNLTIDMYRGNAKKQNESVWNFHVWVESWMRRPDLQGDFGGWQVLDPTPQERSEGAFCCGPAPVKAILEGHTEHKYDVPFVFAEVNADIVVWYVESDGTKTKMRTDTQSVGKNISTKAVGSDARTDITSSYKYPEGSAKEREVYTLAVSKGHVTGGVRPPTAPEQPEITLKIEEQSAPVRGQNISLRLIVHSNSTVTRKMTVNINADSMCYNGVCAEDFWSENRDVEVQPQKEVKISILIPYSKYKDHVLESKTMRVEALTKPPWSSKGFHTSKNVILSSPALSLQVFGMPFLFADMEAEVVMENPLDEPLTDCVLTLTGPGLLRSPRVSRVANIGPKTVMRAQISFEPFKMGKMVLVANFKCNLFKDIKAYSTVNVVF